GCCGCGAGGTGCCAGCCGACCGGGAAACCCACCGCCGTCAGCCCCATCCCGAGCAGCGCGCCCACCACCGTCCCGAGGCTGAAGCAGCCGTGCAGCACCGGCAGGACCGGGCGGCCCACGGTCCGCTCCACGGCGGCGCCCTCGATGTTGAACGCCACCTCCGCAAGCCCCATCCCGGCCCCGAACAGGGCCAGTCCGCCGAAGACCCCGCCGGAGACCTCCAGCGCCGCGCCCCCGGCGACCACCAGCAGCCCGGCGACGAGCAGCGCCGCGCCGAGCGTGATCACCGCGCGTCCGCCGTGCTTGCGCACGAGGCCGCCGGAGACCAGCACGCCCGCCATCGAACCGATCGAGAGCCCGAACAGCACCAGGCCCATCGACCCCGTGGACACGTCCAGCGCGTCACGTACGGCGGGGGTCCTGGCCACCCAGGAGGCCATGCTCACCCCGGTGGCGAGCATGAAGAGGAAGAGCGCGGCGCGCCAGCGGCGGGTGCGGGCGTCGATGACCGGCGTGGCCTTCATGAGCAGGGTGCCTCGGCAGACGGGGAGGGGGCGGACGGGACGTGGAGCGTACGATCGTACGCCTAAAGCGTACGTTCGTACACACCCCGTCTCACGCTCCCGTCGTGGAGCCGGGCCGGATGATCATCAGGACCGTGACCGTGGCCCACAGCAGGTTGAACACACCGGTGAGCATGGCCAGTCGGCCGGCGACCCGGTGCACGGAGACGTCCGCCTCCGGGGGGCTCGCCGCGGTGAGCGCGCGGTCCTGGGCCGGGAGGATCAGCAGGGCCAGTACGGCGGCGGCCGCGGCGGTCAGGACGATCGAGACGACCAGCCAGGCGCTGCCGAGCACGCCGAGGCTGCTCGCCGTGGCGAACCCGAAGACCGGTACGGCGGTCCCGACGACCGCGTAGACCCGGCAGATCCGGTGCAGCAGCCGCAGGGCCGCGTACGCCTCCCGGTCCTCCGGCGCCGCATGGGCGCGGCGGAGGGCCTTGGGGAACATGCTGGCGGCGACGGTCACCGGGCCGATGGCCAGAACGGCGGCGATGACGTGCAGGGAGAGGAAGAACTTCGTCACGAGCGGGGCCCCGGAACCGTCTCCGCCGCCCGGTCGGTACGCCGTACGCCGCTGACCCGCGAGGCCGGGAGCCGCCCGGCCCGGGAGGTGCCCGCGAGGGTGTCGCCGGTGACCGTGACGTCGAAGGCGAGGTTCAGGCGCATCGGCCGGGTGACCGCCTGCTTCCAGGTGAGCCGGTCGCCGGTGAGGATGAGGCCGTCGAGGGGGACCTCCTCGCCCGCGCCCCGGGCCGAACCGGTCAACGAGCCCTCGTTGTCGTGGAGTTCGACGACCGCCGCGATCCTGCCGATGGGGGTGGAGATGGAGAGGTCCCAGATCCCTGTGACGGGTCCTGTGGTGGTCATGCGGGTGCTTCTTCCTTCGTTACGGGGGTGGGTGGGGCGGGCCCGCGAACCGGAGGGGGTCCGGGGCCCGGGGTTCAGAGCGCGGCCGGTACCGGGCCCTGGGCGCGCCAGACCGTGCCGCGCCGCTCGTGGGCGAACAACTCCTCGAT
This DNA window, taken from Streptomyces griseus subsp. griseus, encodes the following:
- a CDS encoding DUF2269 family protein gives rise to the protein MTKFFLSLHVIAAVLAIGPVTVAASMFPKALRRAHAAPEDREAYAALRLLHRICRVYAVVGTAVPVFGFATASSLGVLGSAWLVVSIVLTAAAAAVLALLILPAQDRALTAASPPEADVSVHRVAGRLAMLTGVFNLLWATVTVLMIIRPGSTTGA